In a genomic window of Pirellulales bacterium:
- the bioA gene encoding adenosylmethionine--8-amino-7-oxononanoate transaminase, whose product MASSADLAAWDVRHVWHGFTQMAEYEPLVVERAEGCWLETADGRRLFDGVSSLWCNLHGHRRPEIDRAVREQLDRVAHVTTLGMVAAPTVELSKRLAEAAPGDLSHVFYSSDGAAAVEAALKMAFQYWRQCDSPRPAKTKYLAYGGAYHGDTLGSTAVGGVPAFHAMFAPLLCEVIRVEAPDRRVPAGASPAESTAYHLQRLEAMLADRHEEIAAVVIEPLVQGAAGMVLQPPGYLRGVRKLTERYEALLIADEIVTGFGRTGAMFACEHEGVTPDLLCVGKSLTAGYLPMAATLASERVFGAFLGTHAESRTFFHGHTYSGNPLAAAAALASLDLLQRERMVEELVPRRAAELAEALAPLAESPSVREIRQLGLLAGVELCDKSTGAALPAERRAGYRVCREATRRGVWLRPLGDVVVVMPPLAASKEDVALVGRVLGESIAAAL is encoded by the coding sequence ATGGCTTCTTCCGCAGATTTGGCCGCCTGGGACGTGCGGCACGTTTGGCACGGCTTTACCCAGATGGCCGAATACGAGCCGCTGGTCGTCGAGCGGGCCGAGGGGTGCTGGCTCGAGACGGCCGACGGCCGGCGATTGTTCGACGGGGTGAGCAGTTTGTGGTGCAATTTGCACGGCCATCGCCGGCCGGAGATCGACCGGGCCGTGCGGGAGCAACTCGACCGGGTCGCTCACGTAACGACCCTGGGCATGGTCGCGGCGCCGACCGTCGAGTTGTCGAAGCGACTCGCCGAGGCCGCCCCAGGCGACCTGAGCCATGTGTTCTACTCGAGCGACGGCGCCGCGGCGGTCGAGGCGGCGCTCAAGATGGCGTTTCAGTACTGGCGCCAGTGCGACTCCCCCCGCCCGGCGAAAACGAAGTACCTCGCCTACGGCGGCGCCTACCACGGCGACACGCTGGGCAGCACGGCGGTCGGCGGCGTGCCGGCGTTTCATGCGATGTTCGCCCCGCTGTTATGCGAGGTGATCCGCGTCGAAGCGCCTGATCGGCGCGTTCCCGCCGGCGCTTCGCCCGCAGAGTCGACCGCTTATCACCTGCAGCGCTTGGAAGCGATGCTGGCCGATCGGCACGAGGAGATCGCCGCCGTGGTGATCGAGCCGTTGGTGCAGGGGGCCGCGGGGATGGTGCTGCAACCCCCAGGGTACCTGCGCGGGGTGCGCAAGCTGACCGAGCGCTACGAGGCGCTCTTGATCGCCGACGAGATCGTCACCGGCTTCGGCCGCACGGGGGCGATGTTCGCATGCGAGCACGAGGGGGTGACGCCCGACCTGTTGTGTGTGGGCAAGAGCCTGACGGCGGGCTACCTGCCGATGGCCGCGACGCTGGCCTCGGAGCGGGTGTTCGGCGCGTTTTTGGGGACGCACGCCGAATCGCGTACGTTCTTTCACGGACACACCTACAGCGGAAATCCGTTGGCCGCGGCGGCGGCGCTGGCTTCGCTCGACTTGCTGCAGAGGGAGCGGATGGTCGAGGAGCTCGTGCCGCGGCGAGCGGCGGAGTTGGCCGAGGCCCTGGCGCCGTTGGCGGAGAGCCCGAGCGTCCGCGAGATCCGGCAGTTGGGGCTGCTCGCCGGGGTGGAGCTTTGCGACAAATCGACGGGCGCAGCGCTGCCGGCCGAGCGCCGCGCCGGATACCGCGTGTGCCGCGAGGCGACCCGCCGCGGCGTGTGGCTGCGGCCGCTGGGAGACGTGGTCGTCGTCATGCCGCCGCTGGCCGCGAGCAAAGAAGACGTGGCGCTCGTCGGCCGCGTGCTGGGCGAGAGCATAGCCGCGGCGCTTTAG